In the Saccharococcus thermophilus genome, GGTTGATGAGCTGTCCAAACTTGTCAATGTGCAAGTCGAAAAAGTACCAAGCGGCGGCAACGCATTAGCTACCGCAGAAGGGGCGTATAACATTTATTTCATGAACGGAAATACGAAAATTTATCTCGTCCAAGGCGGGAATTTTCAATCGATTTCGTTTCCAAACGGTCAAGATGTGGATGGAGACGGTATAAAAGAAATGCCGCCAGCTACGGGAGTCACAGAATTGCAAGTAGGTAGTACGTCCCAAGTAGGTAGTACGTCCGTTTCCTTCACTAGTAACAACCAAGTCACATTTCCGATGGGCAAACTGCGCGGTCTTATCGAAGCATACGGCTACGTAAACGGTCAAGATAGCAACGGTCAGCCAATCGTGACAGGCATTTATCCAGATATGTTAAATAACTTGGATAAGCTTGCTTATACGTTTGGCACATTGTTTAACGAAGTACATAAGCAAGGATACGGGCTTAAGGATAATTCACATGGAGTTGCTTTTTTTGATGGCATTGGACAAGTGACAGACGCCGCCAAAACGATTCGACTTTCTGATGATATCAACGATCTCGCTAATATCGCTGCTTCTACGGAGCAAAAACAATCAGGAAACGGCAATAATGCGATTAACCTTGCGAATGTCGGCGGCATGTTGCTCTCTGCGGATACGATCAGTTTAATTGGTACAACAAACACGATCCAGATCAGCTCGCTCCATCTGCCGTTGACTTCTGGTACGATTCAAACGAACTACCAAGGCTGGATCGGCAAAATTGGCGTCGATGGCGAGCAGGCGAATCGGATGAAAAACAACAGCGATGTCCTCCTCCAATCGGTGGATGAACGCCGTCAATCGGTCAGTTCCGTCTCTCTCGATGAAGAGATGATGAACATGATTAAATTCCAGCACGCCTATAACGCGGCGGCACGGCAAATTACCGTCGTGGATGAAATGCTCGATAAAATCATCAACGGCATGGGAATCGTCGGAAGGTAAGGTGATGGAACGTGCGCGTCACGCAAAATATGCTAGCGAACAATATGTTGAAACATTTAAGCACTAGCTACGCGAACTTAGGAAAATATCAAGAACAGCTTTCCACAGGGAAGAAAATTAACCGCCCATCGGACGACCCCGTCGTGGCAATGAAAGGAATCGCGTATCGGACGAATTTAACGGAAGTCGAACAGTTTAAACGCAATTTTTCCGAAGCGTACAACTGGGTAGAAAACTCCGATGCGGCGCTTGATAAAGCAACGCAGGCGTTGCAACGCATTCGCGAGCTCGTCGTTCAAGCAAGCAACGATACGTATGAAGAAACGCAGCGCCAAGCCATCTCGCAAGAAATTAAGCAGCTGACCGAACAGTTGGTGACGATCGCCAATACGAAAGTGGGAGACAAATATATTTTTAACGGTACCAACACGCTCGAGCCACCCGTGCAAATGAACGGAACTTCCATCACGACGTCGGACAATACGGGAGAAGTGAAAATCGAATTAGCCAAAGGCATCTACATCGGTGTCAACGTGGATCCGACAAAAGTGTTCCATTATGACGCTTCGCAAAAAGGGAAAGGATTGTTCAGCGATTTGCAGTCGCTTGCCAATGATTTGGACAACCCGGCCAAGACGGGAAAAGATATTAACGAATATCTCGGTTATATTGACCAACATATTAACAATTTACTAAGCGCTCGTGCCGAATTAGGAGCACGCATGAACCGTATCGAATTAATGGAAGATCGCATCGATTCCCAACAAGTCATTGCGGAAAAAATGTTGTCCGATAATGAAGATGTCGATATGGAAAAGGTCATTACCGACTTAAAAACGCAAGAAAGCGTTCACCGCGCGGCGCTGGCCGTCGGTGCGCGCATCATCCAGCCGACGTTGGTCGACTTTTTGCGATAAGCTAGCTTTTTAGCTGGCTTTTTTCTTATCATGTTTCGACTCCGCCAGCCTGATATAGCGGTTTTGATAAGGAGGAACTGTTGATGCGCATTCCACAGCTGCGCATGGAAGCGACATTCGCGAAACTCGCGATTTCGACCGCACCCGCGCAACTGGAAATCACCCAGCCGCCAGCCGAAATGACGATCGAACAGCCAAAGCCAGAACTGGAGATCAACGCCATCCGTCCGCGACTGACGATCGACCAGTCGGAGGCGTGGGCAGAGATGAATTTAAAACATGTGTTTCGGCTTATCGAGGACGCGGCTAAGGATGGATATGAAACATGGCTGACGTACATAGAGACTGTTTCTGCGCAAGGAGACGAGCTGATGAAAATCGAAAATGGCGGCGATGTGATTGCCGAGCAGGCGCAAGCAAACAGCGAAGGTCCGCCGCTCGAATTTAACATTGGATTCGTACCATCTCCATTTAGTGTCAAAATCGACTACGAACCGGGCAAGTTAATGATGGATTGGAAAATGCATAAGCCGCTGATTGACATCAAACCACACCGCCCAGTCATTCATTACCAGCCAGGAGCGGTGCACATCGATTTGGCGCAGCACAACTCGCTCCACATCGATGTAGTCACATAAATACGAATCGAGGGATGAACGAATGAAAATCGCGACAAAATATCACGGAGACATCGACATTGATGAAAAGGATATCGTCCGTTTTGAACAAGGAATTCCAGGGTTTTTGGAAGAAAAACAATTCGTGTTGTTGCCGCTTGCTGATACGCCGTTTGTCATTATGCAGTCGGTAAAAACCCCTGCGCTTGGATTTGTGCTAATTGAACCGTTTTCATATTTCCCATCATACGAAATCGACCTCGATGATAACACGCTCGAGCAGCTGCAAATCACTGACGAGCAAGACGTCGCCTTATACGTCATTTTGACCGTCGCCGACCCGTTCGACGACACGACGGCGAATTTGCAGGCACCGATTGTCATTAACGTTCATAAACGCCTTGGAAAGCAAGTCATTTTAACAAACACGAACTACAAAACAAAACATCGCCTCTTTCCCGAAAAAGTGGCGAAATAAAGGAGGCGGCAAGCATGCTTGTACTCACGCGCAAACTAAAAGAAGCAATTCAAATCGGAGATGACATCGAGATCACCGTCCTCGCCATCCAAGGCGATCAAGTGAAGCTAGGCATCAACGCACCGAAACACGTCGAAATCCATCGCAAAGAAATTTACCTCGCCATCCAAGCCGAAAACAACGCCGCCTCCCACGCTTCCAAATCATCGCTCGAGCGGTTGAACGAGCAATTGAAACACTGGAAAGGGGGGAAACAAGCATGAGCGTCAGCATCGGCGGAGTGCCAGTCCAAGGCGTCGTCGCTCGCATTGTTCAAGACAATAAGCAAATTGCTGAACAAGCTCTAAACGAAATGATCAACAAGCATAAAGACGACCCAGCCCATATCATTAAAGAAATCCAGCAGCCTTCGCCATTTTCCCAATTTCTCGACATTAAAATCTAAAAAATTTGCGCTAACCTATTAAACTTCCAAAAAACAAACCGATATAAAAAATGAACGCGGCATAGCGAAGAAAGGCGGCCGACTTTCTTCCTATCCGCGAAATCTACCATTCCACAGGGATGTGGAAGAAAAAATTTTCAAGGAGGAAAAGAAGATGAGAATTAACCACAACATTGCAGCGTTGAACACGTACCGTCAACTAACGATCGGTCAAAGCGCAGCTGCGAAAAACATGGAAAAACTCTCTTCCGGTCTTCGCATTAACCGTGCTGGTGACGATGCAGCAGGTCTTGCCATCTCTGAAAAAATGCGTGGGCAAATTCGTGGCTTAGAAATGGCTAGCAAAAACTCACAAGATGCAATCTCATTGATCCAAACAGCAGAAGGAGCTTTAAACGAAACACACGCAATCCTTCAGCGTATGCGTGAATTGGCTGTTCAAGGTGCTAACGACACAAACACTACTGCAGACCGCAATAACATTCAAGACGAGTTAAACCAATTGCTGTCTGAAATTGACCGTATTTCTACAACGACACAATTCAACACTAAAAACTTGCTAGACGGTTCATTCACAGGCACATTCCAAGTAGGCGCAAACGATGGTCAAATTATTACGTTGTCTATTAATGCAATGAGTACTGGTTCAGGCGCTCTTAACGTGGCTGGCATTTCTGTTGCTACGAACGATTTAGCAAGTCAAGCCATTGCATCCATTGATAACGCAATTAGCTTGGTATCTCAAGAACGTTCTAAACTTGGTGCATATCAAAATCGCCTAGAACATACTATTAATAACTTAGAAACTTCATCTGAAAACCTAACTGCTGCTGAATCTCGTATCCGTGACGTAGATTATGCCTTAGCTGCATAAGCAGTGACAGGCACAGTCGTCCTAGCCGGAAACGGTTAGGAGTATCACCGGGTGAATTGCTGGAAACCCCTTAGAGCCTTTGACGCCACAACGTAGCTGGAAACGGCAAGCGTGATGGCTGGAAAAGCCAAAGGATTGGGCAACCAGCAGCCAAGCTCCTGTCCCGAAAGGGTGGAGAAGGTTCAACGACTAGGACATACCGCCTAAGGCCAGAAGCTATGGCGATGAAGTCCGTAGGGTGAACAGGATTTCTCCATCGTCCTGTATCATTCGAAGCGCCCGGCCCTTCACTAGCGGATAAGCTAGCAGGTGAAGATATAGTCTGGTCCCATCACGAAAGTGAGGGTGGCACGATGGCCAAAGAAATGATGGAGTTCACGAAGAACAACATCCTTACTCAAGCAGCACAAGCTATGTTGGCTCAAGCAAATCAGCAGCCACAAGCAGTTCTTCAATTACTCCGATAATATAATCAAGTCCCTCTTCTTAGAAGAGGGACGTTTAAAAAAGTATCGTGTCTTTCCCGCGATAAGAATGACACGATATTTTTTTAAGCGAGTTAATTAAAAAAAGGATGTGTACCATGAAACCGTTATTATCGTTATGTATGATTGTGAAAAATGAAGAAAGAGTATTAAAACGTTGTCTTGATTCTGTATATGGTATTGTTGATGAAATCGTTATTGTTGATACTGGGTCAACTGATTCCACAAAAGAAATTGCTCTAAAGTATGTAGATAAAATATATGAATTTGAGTGGACAAATAGCTTTGCAGATGCCAGAAACTACGCACAGAAGCAGGCAAACGGGGAATGGATTTTAATTCTTGATGCAGATGAGTATGTCGATAGGGAAAGTTTGCAACAATTAGTAACGATATTAAAAAATTCAAAAGAAGATATAGATGGTTATGATGTAACAATCTATAACTTTATGGGAACGTATGGAGAGCGCGTTCTTCAACATAGAAGCACAAGGATATATCGAAATGACCCTAATATTTGCTATTATCGCTCCATTCATGAACAACTAAGAAAAAATGAAAACCAAGAGTTAACAACAGAAACGATTCCTTTTATCATCTACCATTCGGGGTATATGACTCAAACAGTCAAAGAAAAGAATAAGAATGAACGTAATGCGGAATTAATTAAAAAGGAATTGAATTCTTCTAATAGTAAAGGGTTTGATTACTTTAATTTAGCGAATGAGTACCTTTCTAAAGCGGAAGTAGAAGAAGCGCTAAAATATTACTTAAAGGCCTATAAGTTAAAGCCTGATTTTAGATTTAGCTGGGTTTCAATTTGTATTGTTCAAATTATTTTATGTCTGAAATATTTGGAAAGATTTAATGATGCGTTAAAAGTTATAAGCGATGCCGAGCATATTTATAGTGAAACTCCTGATTTCAAATATTTAAGAGGGGAAATTTATTATTTACAGCATAGATATGATGACGCCTTAGAAGTTTTAACAGAGCTAGTGAACAATAAACATAAGTATCAAAAATTTATAAAGAGTATTGAGTATTTAGAGTATGACCCGCACATTCTACTTGGGCATATTTACAAATATAAAGGAAATATCCAAGAGGCTGTTCATCATTATACTAGTGCTTTGTCTATAAATAATAAGAGCTATGAAGCGTTATATAATGTTTTGGGATTATTGGCTAAATTTCATTCTGAAGATGAGATTATTCAATTCCTGGAAAAAAGAAATTGGTTTATTAATGAAAGAGATATATCACTGTTGTTAAGAATCGTTCTAAGCCTGGGTCTGGAAACGATTGCTGAGTATTATATTTCAAGCTTAAAAGAAGAAGCTTTTAGAAAAGGATTTCAAATTAAACTAAATATTCTAAAAGGGGAATACGAAGAAGCAATTAAACAATTAATGAGTAGTTCTTTATATTTGTTAGAAACTTATATAAAAAATGGCTGTTTAGATTTATATGATGTTTTAATTGCTTCTTTAAGTGGTACCGTCAAGAATTTTGTGTAATGTAAATGGGGTAGGGTTTCTCTGAAATGGATTTGAATTGATAGGGGACTGATTTTCTCCACACAGGAGACTGAATATTCAGTCTCTTGTGTGGAAAGGGAGAATCCCCTTATTTTGTTTATTTACAATATTTGGTTAACAATAACGTTCTTCAAACATTCGTTGAAGGGCTTCCTGCGCTTCGGCAAATCCTCTTAACTTTCGCCCTGCCCATTTCTCATTAAAATCTTGGATGGTCAAATACACGACTTTTTCCGCGGCTTCTAAACTGCTCAAACTGTTCATCGGCTTTAGACGTTTCCGAATCTCTTTGATCGTTCGTTCGATGACATTCGTCGTGTAAATCACACTTCGAATACTGCTTGGATAATCCATAAATGTAAGGAGGACATCCAACTCATTGGCCCAAGATTGAACTTCTCTTGGATATTTGCTGGACCATTTCGACTCAAACTGTTGAAACATTTGTAACGCCATCTCCTTATTCGGCGCGCGATAAATCAGCTTGAGATCCTCGGCCACTTCGAATTGGTCTTTTTTCCGAACACGGCTGAGGGTGTTGCGGACTTTGTGCACGACACAGCGCTGCACATCGGCTTTCGGATACACCGCCTTAAAGGCTTCCTCCAGCCCCGGAAGGCCATCGAAGACGCCAAGAAGCACTTCCTTGACGCCTCTTTGGTAGAGGTGTTGAAGAATTTCCTGCCATCCATAGGCGCTTTCTTGTCCTCCCACGAAGAAATCCAGAATTTCTCGATACCCTTCTTCATTCACTCCTAACACCACATAAATGACTTCTTTCTCTACCGTATCGCGGCGAAGTTTCACGTACAAGCCGTCCAAATATAAGACAGAATAACGTTTGGATAGTGGACGATGGTGCCATTTCTCGATGTCTTCTTTCACGACATCGGTAATACGGCTGATCGTCGCTGGAGAATAAGCATTTCCTAGAATTCGTTCGATAAACTTGCCAATTTCCCGTGTACTCATGCCACTTTGATACATCCTAATGATGGCTTCCTCCAGCCAGCCGGTGTGGCGTTGATAAGGGGCAAACAACTGTGTTTGAAATTCCCCGTTTCGGTCTCTTGGAACCAAAAGACCCTCAATCCGGCCATATTGCGTATCTAGATTTCGCTGATAGTAGCCGTTTCTCATATTCGGCGTTCCAGCCTGTTCGATTTCGAGGAAATGTTTGATTTCTTCCCGCATAATCAGCTCTAATTTTTCCTTCACAAACTGACGAATGACACTTTCCAGTTGATTTGCCCAGTCGACATTCGGTATACTTCTTTTAGACATAGGTAGGGTACTCCTTTCTCTAAGATTTTTGGTCCAATCAGAGAATACCCTACCTTTTTTCTTTTGTTCTAGCAAAATGCTTTACACAAACTTTTATACATCATCCTTTAAGTGCTGACAAATCAGAGGTTATCCGGCTGTTAACCAATATTGTTCGTAATGATAAAGAAAAAGAATTTTTATTATTTGTCATAAATGAATCAGATTATATCCCAGAACAGACTTTTTATTTGCAGTTGATTGAACGAACGCTCCAGCTTAAAAAATATGATTTATTCGAACAATTAATATCCCTGAAAGATAAGTTTGAAAATAAAATTAATCTTTATCTCGGTCATCTGCTCCATCGTTACGAGTTTATTGAGGTCGCTCTAGACTTTTATCAAAGTGTTGAGGATTTTAAGGATTTAGATGCACAAGGTTTTGCAAATATTATCGAAGGATTAGCAATAAGAAACCAAATTACAGAAGCGATTCAGTACGGATTATTAGGGATTCATTTTGGTCATAACGATTTTCGATTATATAAATATGTATTAGAGTTAATGAAACTAAACGGAATGACATCGGAAAGAAACAATATATTGGAAAAAGCAAAAAATATTTACCCTGATAGTAAATGGTTGATGCAACAGGGGAATTAAGAGGGAGACTTACATGAAAACTAGTATTATTATTCTCACTCATAATCAACTGGATTATACAAAACAGTGCATAGAAAGTATTGCTAAATATACAAAAGAAGGAAGTTACGAAATTATTATTGTCGATAACCACTCTACTGATGGTACGGTAGAATGGTTAAAACAACAAAATAACATAAAGGTAATCTTTAATAATGAAAATCTCGGTTTTCCAAAAGGATGTAATCAGGGAATTGAGATTGCAACAGGAGAAAACATTCTTCTTTTAAATAATGACACAATAGTAACGGAAAATTGGTTGGATAATTTATTGGCATGTTTATATAGCTCTGATGATATTGGAGCAGTAGGACCAGTAACCAATTCGGCAGCTTATTATTCAACCATTCCTGTAAACTATACGTCTATTGATGAAATGCACCAATTTGCCGCAAATTATAATGTTTCAAATCCGGATAAATGGGAAGAACGGTTAAAACTCATTGGTTTTTGCATGCTGATTAAAAGAGAAGCAGTTGATAAAGTCGGTTTACTTGATGAACGGTTTACACCAGGGAATTTTGAAGATGACGATTATTCTGTCCGTTTGCGTAAAGCTGGATACCGTTTGATGCTTTGTAAAGATACGTTTATTCATCATTATGGGAGTGTATCTTGGAAAAAAGACGTAAATGCATATTCCAAAGTTTTGACTGAAAATGAAAAGAAATTTAAGAAAAAATGGGGAACAGACTCAAATTCATACAGAATTGATTATGAAATGATTGGGTTGATTACTGCTTCTAAAGAAAAAGCCATTCAAGTTCTCCATATTGGCTGTGGATCGGGCGGCACTTTATTAAAAGTGAAATATGAATATCCTTTAGCACAATTATATGGTATAGAGAACAATCCATTTTCAATTGAAGAAGCAAGTAGATTTGCTAAAGTTACTAGCAGTTTTGAGGATGAAGAAATACGGGAAAGAAAGTTTGACGTAATTTTATTTAGTGATAATGACGTTAAGCTAGATGAATCGTTATTAAAATTCGTTAAAGAACATCTTAAGAAAAATGGGATATTTATTGCTAAAGTTCCCAATATCGGTCACTATTTAGTGATTCAAGACTTATTAAATGGTCATAATCCTTTTGTGAAACGTAATATGTATAGTTTTTCACAAATTGAAAATTTACTAAAGGATGCTGGTTTTAAAATTTCAATATCTGGCTTAAAACCTTTTATTAACGATGATCAGCAGCAATTTATCAATCAACTCATTTCTGTGCGTGGAGATGCTATTCGCCCGATGTTAGAATCAAGCTACTTTTTAGTTTCTGGTCAATTAGAGAATGGGCAACTTTTGTCTTTACTAAATAAATTAGCTTCAGAACAAAGTAATAATCAAAAAGTATTAGAAGAGTTGAATCATTATCCAACTGAACACATTATCACTACAGTTAAAGAAAATTATCATTCATCTGTTACCATGTTTAATCAAATTGCTATTGAAAATTTTGCGGCAGGATATCATGAACACGTTCTTCCTTATCTGCAAGCTGCTTTTGAGGAAGAACCAGATCATACAGATACTCTTTATAACTTAGCGTTTGTGTTAAATGCATATGGTGAGAAAGAATTAGCTAACCGATATCTTTCTCTAATTAAAAATCCGGACGATGAAGTTCAAAAATTATTTGAAGAAATAAATGAAAGGCCATTAAAAAAGATTCAAGAGCTAAAATTTTTATTGCGTCGACTAGAATTCGACAAAGATTTAGAAGAAACAAAACAGATGATTGTTCATAAACTTGCGCAAAATGAAATAGAAGAACAATTAATTAAAGAAGTGATCAATGCAAGTATCATTGACAAAATCAAAGCACTGCAATCGCTAGCTATTATCTGTTTTGAGCAGGGACTTCATGAACAAGTATTACCATATTTGCAAGCGGCTTATGAACTCGATAAAACTGACGAGGATACTCTCTATAATCTCGGTTATGTATTGCTATATTACGGAGAAAACGAATTGGCAGAAAGATTTTTACAGCAAATTCAGCAACCTGACGAAGAAGTATTAGATTTGTTAAAGGTTGCAAGAGGAGAGTCTTTGTGATGAATGACAAAAAAATTGCGTTTATTTATTGTGTTAATAATCGGGCTTTATATGAAGAATCTGTACGGTATGTGAAATCTCTTCATGTGCCAGAGGGATATGAAATTGAATTGATTGCTATTGAAGGTGCTTCAAGTATTACTTCAGGGTACAACCAAGGAATGAGGCAGACTAACGCAAAGTATAAAGTGTATTTGCATCAGGATGTGTTTATAGTTAACAAAAATTTCTTATATGATATTATTGCACTTTTTGAAAAGTATCCTAAATTAGGGATGATTGGAGTAGCTGGAGCTAAAACAATCCCAAAAAATGGAATTTGGTGGGAGAGCACTCAACGATTTGGAAAGGTTTATGACAGTCATACTGGAGAAATGAAACTATTAAGCTTTAAGGATACAGAATTAGACTATGAACCCGTTCAAGCTATCGACGGGTTAATAATGATTACTCAATACGATATTCCTTGGCGAGAAGATTTGTTTACTGGTTGGCATTTTTATGATCTTTCCCAGTGTCAAGAATTTTTATTAACCGGTTATGATGTAGGAGTTGTGTGCCAAAACGAACCGTGGTGTGTTCATGACTGTGGTATAGTGAATGTGAAAAACGGATTTGATGATGATCGAAAAAAATTTATTGATGTTTATGGGGAAAATGTTCAGAGATTAAATAAGAAGTTTCTTCCTCTTGTAAGCATACTAATTCCTACTTACAATCGCCCGCATTATTTTGAGCTTGCTTTACAAAGTGCATTGAATCAAACTTATGAAAATATTGAGATTATTGTATGTGATGATAGTACGAATGATGAAACAGAAAAGTTAGTCACAAAATATACTTCTAAATATGATAATTTAACCTATATTAAAAATCGAACTAGGCTGGGACAATTTGAAAATGATATTAAGTTATTTAACCTTGCTAAAGGAGAGTATATTAATTATTTAATGGATGATGATTTATTTCATCCTCAAAAAATTGAAAAAATGATGAATTATTACCTAAATGATCAAAAAAATGAAATAACGTTAGTTACATCTCATAGACAATTAATAGATGGAAATGGAAGTTTATTAAAGGATTTTGCAAGTACTAAAAGGCTTTTTGAAACCGACACTATTATAGATGGGAAAGTGTTGGGGGAATATATATTAAAAACGTTAATAAATTGTATCGGTGAACCAACTACTGTATTGTTTAGAAAACGTGATTTGGATGAGCCTTTCGGTACTTTTAGTGGAAGGGAATATTTA is a window encoding:
- the flgK gene encoding flagellar hook-associated protein FlgK, giving the protein MLSTFHGLEVVKRGMMTQQAALYVTGHNVANANTPGYTRQRVNFVTTEPFPAPALNRPQIPGQMGTGVTAGSIERVREYFLDIQYREENNKLGYWEARADAVSKMEDIMNEPSDNGLAKTMDQFWQALQDLSTNPENEGARSVVRQRGLAVVETFHYLANSLSQIQTDIGTQVGVTVTQINSLAKQISEINQQIASVEPNGYLPNDLYDERDRLVDELSKLVNVQVEKVPSGGNALATAEGAYNIYFMNGNTKIYLVQGGNFQSISFPNGQDVDGDGIKEMPPATGVTELQVGSTSQVGSTSVSFTSNNQVTFPMGKLRGLIEAYGYVNGQDSNGQPIVTGIYPDMLNNLDKLAYTFGTLFNEVHKQGYGLKDNSHGVAFFDGIGQVTDAAKTIRLSDDINDLANIAASTEQKQSGNGNNAINLANVGGMLLSADTISLIGTTNTIQISSLHLPLTSGTIQTNYQGWIGKIGVDGEQANRMKNNSDVLLQSVDERRQSVSSVSLDEEMMNMIKFQHAYNAAARQITVVDEMLDKIINGMGIVGR
- the flgL gene encoding flagellar hook-associated protein FlgL — its product is MRVTQNMLANNMLKHLSTSYANLGKYQEQLSTGKKINRPSDDPVVAMKGIAYRTNLTEVEQFKRNFSEAYNWVENSDAALDKATQALQRIRELVVQASNDTYEETQRQAISQEIKQLTEQLVTIANTKVGDKYIFNGTNTLEPPVQMNGTSITTSDNTGEVKIELAKGIYIGVNVDPTKVFHYDASQKGKGLFSDLQSLANDLDNPAKTGKDINEYLGYIDQHINNLLSARAELGARMNRIELMEDRIDSQQVIAEKMLSDNEDVDMEKVITDLKTQESVHRAALAVGARIIQPTLVDFLR
- a CDS encoding DUF6470 family protein, which encodes MRIPQLRMEATFAKLAISTAPAQLEITQPPAEMTIEQPKPELEINAIRPRLTIDQSEAWAEMNLKHVFRLIEDAAKDGYETWLTYIETVSAQGDELMKIENGGDVIAEQAQANSEGPPLEFNIGFVPSPFSVKIDYEPGKLMMDWKMHKPLIDIKPHRPVIHYQPGAVHIDLAQHNSLHIDVVT
- the fliW gene encoding flagellar assembly protein FliW, with the translated sequence MKIATKYHGDIDIDEKDIVRFEQGIPGFLEEKQFVLLPLADTPFVIMQSVKTPALGFVLIEPFSYFPSYEIDLDDNTLEQLQITDEQDVALYVILTVADPFDDTTANLQAPIVINVHKRLGKQVILTNTNYKTKHRLFPEKVAK
- the csrA gene encoding carbon storage regulator CsrA, coding for MLVLTRKLKEAIQIGDDIEITVLAIQGDQVKLGINAPKHVEIHRKEIYLAIQAENNAASHASKSSLERLNEQLKHWKGGKQA
- a CDS encoding flagellin, whose protein sequence is MRINHNIAALNTYRQLTIGQSAAAKNMEKLSSGLRINRAGDDAAGLAISEKMRGQIRGLEMASKNSQDAISLIQTAEGALNETHAILQRMRELAVQGANDTNTTADRNNIQDELNQLLSEIDRISTTTQFNTKNLLDGSFTGTFQVGANDGQIITLSINAMSTGSGALNVAGISVATNDLASQAIASIDNAISLVSQERSKLGAYQNRLEHTINNLETSSENLTAAESRIRDVDYALAA
- a CDS encoding glycosyltransferase; this encodes MKPLLSLCMIVKNEERVLKRCLDSVYGIVDEIVIVDTGSTDSTKEIALKYVDKIYEFEWTNSFADARNYAQKQANGEWILILDADEYVDRESLQQLVTILKNSKEDIDGYDVTIYNFMGTYGERVLQHRSTRIYRNDPNICYYRSIHEQLRKNENQELTTETIPFIIYHSGYMTQTVKEKNKNERNAELIKKELNSSNSKGFDYFNLANEYLSKAEVEEALKYYLKAYKLKPDFRFSWVSICIVQIILCLKYLERFNDALKVISDAEHIYSETPDFKYLRGEIYYLQHRYDDALEVLTELVNNKHKYQKFIKSIEYLEYDPHILLGHIYKYKGNIQEAVHHYTSALSINNKSYEALYNVLGLLAKFHSEDEIIQFLEKRNWFINERDISLLLRIVLSLGLETIAEYYISSLKEEAFRKGFQIKLNILKGEYEEAIKQLMSSSLYLLETYIKNGCLDLYDVLIASLSGTVKNFV
- a CDS encoding IS256 family transposase; the protein is MSKRSIPNVDWANQLESVIRQFVKEKLELIMREEIKHFLEIEQAGTPNMRNGYYQRNLDTQYGRIEGLLVPRDRNGEFQTQLFAPYQRHTGWLEEAIIRMYQSGMSTREIGKFIERILGNAYSPATISRITDVVKEDIEKWHHRPLSKRYSVLYLDGLYVKLRRDTVEKEVIYVVLGVNEEGYREILDFFVGGQESAYGWQEILQHLYQRGVKEVLLGVFDGLPGLEEAFKAVYPKADVQRCVVHKVRNTLSRVRKKDQFEVAEDLKLIYRAPNKEMALQMFQQFESKWSSKYPREVQSWANELDVLLTFMDYPSSIRSVIYTTNVIERTIKEIRKRLKPMNSLSSLEAAEKVVYLTIQDFNEKWAGRKLRGFAEAQEALQRMFEERYC
- a CDS encoding glycosyltransferase encodes the protein MKTSIIILTHNQLDYTKQCIESIAKYTKEGSYEIIIVDNHSTDGTVEWLKQQNNIKVIFNNENLGFPKGCNQGIEIATGENILLLNNDTIVTENWLDNLLACLYSSDDIGAVGPVTNSAAYYSTIPVNYTSIDEMHQFAANYNVSNPDKWEERLKLIGFCMLIKREAVDKVGLLDERFTPGNFEDDDYSVRLRKAGYRLMLCKDTFIHHYGSVSWKKDVNAYSKVLTENEKKFKKKWGTDSNSYRIDYEMIGLITASKEKAIQVLHIGCGSGGTLLKVKYEYPLAQLYGIENNPFSIEEASRFAKVTSSFEDEEIRERKFDVILFSDNDVKLDESLLKFVKEHLKKNGIFIAKVPNIGHYLVIQDLLNGHNPFVKRNMYSFSQIENLLKDAGFKISISGLKPFINDDQQQFINQLISVRGDAIRPMLESSYFLVSGQLENGQLLSLLNKLASEQSNNQKVLEELNHYPTEHIITTVKENYHSSVTMFNQIAIENFAAGYHEHVLPYLQAAFEEEPDHTDTLYNLAFVLNAYGEKELANRYLSLIKNPDDEVQKLFEEINERPLKKIQELKFLLRRLEFDKDLEETKQMIVHKLAQNEIEEQLIKEVINASIIDKIKALQSLAIICFEQGLHEQVLPYLQAAYELDKTDEDTLYNLGYVLLYYGENELAERFLQQIQQPDEEVLDLLKVARGESL